One window from the genome of Pelecanus crispus isolate bPelCri1 chromosome 13, bPelCri1.pri, whole genome shotgun sequence encodes:
- the MAGT1 gene encoding dolichyl-diphosphooligosaccharide--protein glycosyltransferase subunit MAGT1, which produces MAAVPVPVLALLALLLLARGGPGAAGQKRKEMVLSEKVNQLMEWASKRSVIRMNGDKFRRLVKAPPRNYSVIVMFTALQPHRQCVVCKQADEEYQILANSWRYSSAFTNKIFFAMVDFDEGSDVFQMLNMNSAPTFINFPAKGKPKRGDTYELQVRGFAAEQLARWVADRTDVNIRVIRPPNYAGPLMLGLLLAVIGGLVYLRGSNLDFLYNKTGWAFAALCFVLAMTSGQMWNHIRGPPYAHKNPHTGQVNYIHGSSQAQFVAETHIVLLFNGGVTLGMVLLHEAATSDMDVGKRKIMCIAGIGLVVVFFSWLLSVFRSKYHGYPYSFLMS; this is translated from the exons ATGGCGGCGGTGCCGGTACCGGTGCTGgcgctgctggcgctgctgctgctggcccggggcgggccgggcgccGCGGGGCAGAAGCGGAAGGAG ATGGTGTTATCGGAAAAAGTGAACCAGCTAATGGAGTGGGCTAGTAAAAGATCGGTTATTCGAATGAATGGAGACAAATTTCGACGCCTTGTGAAGGCACCACCCAGAAATTACTCGGTGATTGTGATGTTCACTGCTCTTCAGCCTCACAGACAGTGTGTTGTGTGCAA GCAAGCTGATGAGGAATACCAGATTCTGGCAAACTCCTGGCGATATTCCAGCGCATTTAccaataagattttttttgctatgGTAGATTTTGATGAAGGCTCAGATGTATTTCAGATG CTAAACATGAATTCTGCTCCAACCTTCATTAACTTCCCTGCTAAAGGGAAGCCTAAACGGGGTGACACATACGAACTTCAGGTGCGCGGCTTTGCAGCTGAACAGCTTGCTCGCTGGGTGGCTGACAGAACTGATGTCAAT ATTCGTGTGATAAGGCCACCAAACTATGCTGGACCGTTGATGTTAGGATTGCTGCTGGCTGTCATCGGAGGCCTCGTATATTTGCGTGGAAGCAATCTGGATTTTCTGTATAACAAAACTGGCTGGGCATTTGCTGCTTTG tgttttgtgttAGCAATGACATCAGGCCAGATGTGGAACCACATTAGAGGTCCACCCTATGCTCATAAGAATCCCCATACAGGACAAGTG AACTACATCCATGGAAGCAGCCAAGCCCAATTTGTGGCAGAAACACACATTGTTCTTCTGTTTA ATGGTGGTGTTACTTTAGGAATGGTACTCCTCCACGAAGCTGCTACTTCTGACATGGatgtggggaaaagaaaaa TCATGTGTATTGCTGGTATTGGCTTGGTGGTGGTGTTCTTCAGCTGGCTGCTGTCTGTCTTCAGATCTAAATACCATGGCTACCCGTACAG TTTCCTAATGAGTTAA
- the COX7B gene encoding cytochrome c oxidase subunit 7B, mitochondrial yields MFPVARAALNLTARSIQRTAVRQAHRKYEPDFHDKYGNLVLLGGAVVFTAVWGYVFTQAGIEWGLSPVGRVTPKEWRE; encoded by the exons ATGTTCCCGGTGGCTAGGGCTGCTCTGAACCTCACTG CTCGTAGCATTCAGCGTACTGCGGTAAGACAAGCTCATCGCAAATATGAGCCTGACTTCCATGATAAATATGGAAACCTGGTACTCCTTGGTGGAGCCGTAGTTTTTACTGCTGTCTGGGGATAT GTGTTTACACAAGCTGGAATTGAGTGGGGCTTGTCACCTGTGGGCAGAGTCACTCCAAAAGAGTGGAGGGAGTAA